A window of Streptomyces sp. SAI-127 contains these coding sequences:
- a CDS encoding phosphotransferase — MEESVLGGGAVNEVVRVGETVRRTPSQRSPFVRELLALFESARWRGAPRFLGIDEHGRETFGYIEGRAAVTSTERVAVRDDEALVEVARLVRAFHDLTHGTPLAGDRDVVCHNDLAPKNTVYAVAAGVWRPSAFIDWDLAAPGARIHDVAHVCWQYLDLGPTVTDVAEAARRIRLVCDAYGLDGRDRLVDTVLWWQDQCWRGIEAGALRGEPAMVGLREQGAVDEVRAAWEWVAGHRRELGSLLE, encoded by the coding sequence TCGTCCGGGTCGGAGAGACCGTGCGGCGCACACCGTCGCAACGGTCGCCGTTCGTACGGGAGTTGCTCGCACTGTTCGAGAGCGCCCGCTGGCGGGGCGCGCCCCGGTTCCTCGGCATCGACGAACACGGCCGGGAGACGTTCGGCTACATCGAGGGGAGGGCCGCCGTGACCTCGACCGAGCGCGTCGCCGTCCGCGACGACGAGGCCCTCGTGGAGGTCGCCCGACTCGTCCGGGCCTTCCACGACCTGACCCACGGGACGCCGCTCGCCGGCGACCGGGACGTCGTCTGCCACAACGACCTCGCGCCGAAGAACACCGTGTACGCCGTGGCGGCCGGCGTGTGGCGCCCTTCGGCCTTCATCGACTGGGACCTGGCCGCTCCTGGCGCCCGGATCCACGACGTCGCCCATGTGTGCTGGCAGTACCTCGACCTGGGGCCGACCGTCACCGACGTGGCGGAGGCCGCTCGCCGGATCCGGCTGGTCTGCGACGCCTACGGCCTGGACGGGCGGGACCGGCTGGTGGACACGGTGCTGTGGTGGCAGGACCAGTGTTGGCGAGGGATCGAGGCCGGGGCGCTGCGAGGCGAGCCGGCCATGGTCGGGCTGCGGGAACAGGGCGCCGTGGACGAGGTGCGGGCCGCGTGGGAGTGGGTCGCCGGTCATCGGCGCGAGCTGGGCTCCCTCCTGGAGTGA
- a CDS encoding SPW repeat protein — translation MANVSHTRGDITSHPDAPEMRERYARMLGGRDVALVDGPVFLLGLYCAVSPWILHYTTSQPALVTHNLIVGIAIGLLALGFTQTPERMYGLSWAFCAVGIWMIIAPWVVGDSPDAGVALNNIIMGALAVILGLMCTVTAAKSAPKP, via the coding sequence ATGGCCAACGTCTCGCACACCAGAGGTGACATCACCAGCCACCCTGACGCTCCAGAAATGCGGGAACGCTACGCCCGCATGCTCGGCGGTCGCGATGTGGCGCTCGTGGACGGACCGGTGTTCCTGCTCGGTCTGTACTGCGCCGTGTCCCCCTGGATACTCCACTACACGACGAGCCAGCCCGCCCTCGTGACCCACAACCTCATCGTGGGCATAGCGATCGGTCTGCTGGCCCTCGGATTCACCCAGACCCCTGAGCGCATGTACGGCCTCAGCTGGGCCTTCTGCGCGGTCGGCATCTGGATGATCATCGCTCCCTGGGTCGTCGGCGACAGCCCCGACGCCGGTGTGGCGCTGAACAACATCATCATGGGCGCCCTCGCGGTGATCCTGGGGCTGATGTGCACCGTCACGGCGGCGAAGAGCGCCCCCAAGCCGTAG